In Ruegeria sp. YS9, the genomic window GCGGCCCACTGCTGCGCCGCCGCGCTTGAAAGGCGCGCTCATTTCGTCAGGATCAGTTTGCCTGCGCGGGTGATGCGCAGGGTATAGAGCTGATCGCCCAGTTCTATGTGGGCCAGGTTTCCGCCCTTGGTCAGATCCTCGGCCTTGTGCGCGGGAAGCATCGAGACAGCGTAACCTTGGGTTGGGGTCGGGTTCTGTACGTTCATCGGGACATCTCCAGAGCGTTTCGGCATGGTGCCATATCTATCGCGTTTCATGTGATCTGGCTGACCCCGAAAGGGCTGGCTTTCTGTTCCTGTCGCTTAATCTGATTATTTTAGTAAGGTTTGTCAAGCATCGTTTTGAAACAGGCGATTGCCCCCCGGAACAGGGCGGGTTAGGTCTTGGGTCGGGCGATGAAGGGCAAGCAAACATGACCGCAGCAGTTGTATTCGATCTGGACGGAACGCTGGTGGACAGCCTGGGCGATCTGGCGGCGGCGGCCAACCGCACGCTGAACGACGTTGGGCATGATCCTCTGCCGACGGACATCATCAAAGGATTCGTCGGCAACGGTTTGCCCAAACTGGTTGAACGCGTGATCCTGCATTGCGGCCTGCCGCTGGACCGCCATGCGGAACTGACGCAACTGACCCTGAAGCATTACAATGCCGCTGCAAGCGAAACGACTGTTCCTTACCCAGGCATCCCCGAAGCGCTGGTTGCCTTACGACAGATGGGGTGCGCTTTGGGTGTCTGCACCAACAAACCAGAAGCGCCCGCACGGCATGTGCTTGAGGCGCTGAACCTGTCGCAACTCTTCGACGTTGTTATTGGTGGCGACAGCCTTTCGACGCGAAAACCGGACCCCAACCATCTGTTCGCAAGCTTCGATGCGCTTCAGGCTTCTGGCCCACGTTTGTTCGTCGGCG contains:
- the hemP gene encoding hemin uptake protein HemP translates to MNVQNPTPTQGYAVSMLPAHKAEDLTKGGNLAHIELGDQLYTLRITRAGKLILTK
- the gph gene encoding phosphoglycolate phosphatase (PGP is an essential enzyme in the glycolate salvage pathway in higher organisms (photorespiration in plants). Phosphoglycolate results from the oxidase activity of RubisCO in the Calvin cycle when concentrations of carbon dioxide are low relative to oxygen. This enzyme is a member of the Haloacid Dehalogenase (HAD) superfamily of aspartate-nucleophile hydrolase enzymes (PF00702).), encoding MTAAVVFDLDGTLVDSLGDLAAAANRTLNDVGHDPLPTDIIKGFVGNGLPKLVERVILHCGLPLDRHAELTQLTLKHYNAAASETTVPYPGIPEALVALRQMGCALGVCTNKPEAPARHVLEALNLSQLFDVVIGGDSLSTRKPDPNHLFASFDALQASGPRLFVGDSEVDAETAARAKIPFLLFTEGYRKTPVAEIPHTVAYCASQDLPALVAALIKS